The window AGTGCGGCGCGATGGGCTTCTTGAGCGAAGGAAAAATGCCGGTGAGATTGCTCGCGCTCGTGGTCTCGTGATTGCCGATGCAACTGACCAGCGGAATCATCCGGCCCTGCGTATCTCGCATTGTCTGGCTGTAGTTCTCAAAGAACTGCTGAACCGTGGTCGGACTCTTGCCGTTGTCGTAGGCGAGGTCGCCGCCGATGAGCGCGAACTGTGGATCTTGCGCGGCCGCGAGGACATTGGTCTGCAGCGCCGACGATCCCACGCCGCAGTCGCCACCAGACACAAACTGAAACGTGCTGGTCAACTTCGCCGGCATCGTGCGAAAGCGATAACTGCGCGGCGCATCGTTGATCACAAACTGGTATTCGGTCCCCGGCAGCAGGCCAGTCAGTTCACAGCGATGAACCTTCAGTGGCGTATCGGGAAACGTCTTCGACTGCACGCGGGCGGTCAGCTTTTGTTCGCTCTTCAGCACGCCGTAATGAATGCTGCATTGCTCTTCCGGCCCGAGCCATTGAATGACCATGGTCGTCGTCGGATCACGCCACCAAGTGAGAAACAGCGATGGCGGCTGACCCGGAATGTGAGCGGCAAGTTTGACGCCCGGTTCAGCGGGCTTGGTCTCAGCAACCTTCGCCTCGGCGGTTTTAGTTTCGACCGGCTTGGTGGCATCGGCAGCGAACGCAGGCGACGGCAGGTACGCACCCAGAGACCAGGCGGCGGCAGCGCTCAGCGAGGTAGTGAGAAATTCACGGCGATCGCGCCGAGGAGAGCGTGGCATGGCGAGGGCACCTGGTGGGAACTGCAGGCTGAATTGCAATAAGCGGGCGGGATGCTGTTACGATAACCGCCCGCGAGACGGGGGGCAATCGAAATGACATTCTGTCGCTCTTGTAAGCCAACCTGAAGAAGAAATGAAGAAATCTTGCGTATGGAGTCAGTTTTGCGGGTTATTCGACCTGCTGGCTGCAAAAGGTTGTCATCGCGCTGCAACTTGAGTGCATATTCACGCCAAAGTAGTCGATAGATTACCCAGCGTGATACTTGTTCTAACAACCCTCAGATCAGCAACTTTGGATCGACCAGATCACGCTGCGACATGAGCCCAACGGGCCCACGCGCTCTGCTCCGACTGACCGCGATATTGGAGCTGCGGCTCATTCACTTCGAGATGGTACTGCCCCACTGTCTTGAAGTGCGTAGCCGCAGCTCTTTTTCGTTTCTTGGTGACTACGTTTCCGCCCGCACGCCGATCCGAACTGCTTGCGATTCGCGAGCGACTTGAAATGCCTCGGCCGTTTCCGCCAGCGGTCGCCAGGCTGCGACGAGACTGGCGAACGGAAACTTTTCTTGGTTGTGCTCGAGAAATGACATCGCGACGGCTAAGTGCCGCGGCGCGTAGTTGTGTACACCGCTGATCGTGAGTTGCCGGCGGATGATTTGTTCGGGAACGAGCGACAACGGCGGGCCGGGAAAGACCGCGCCGACCAACACGATACGGCCGCCGATCCGCAGCAACGGCCAGGCGTTCTCTAGGGCGGGCGTGGAGCCGGTGAACTCCAGCAGGATATCGAGGCCATGACCGTCGGTCAGCTCGCGAACTTTGTTTGCTAATTCATCTGGAGTAAGCGCGTGCGTCGCTCCAAATGCAATCGCTTGAGCTCGCCGCGCTTCATTCGTATCAACGCACAGCACTTCCGCTGCGCCCGCCGTGCGGCTCATCGCGCACACTGTGAGGCCGAGCATTCCCGCGCCGAGAATGCCAACCGTTCGCCCTGATAGTTCACCGGCGGCTTCGAGGGCGGCAGCGACTGTCGAAGTCGCACAACTCGCCGGGCAAGCAACTTCCAGCGGTAAATTTTCCGGCACACGGATGATCGCAGTGCCGCGCACCAGCAGGCAATGTTCGGCCAGACCACCGAGCAACTCGCGGCCCGGCCGAAAGGCTTCATGGCCATACTTCACGCTCTGCAGACATTTCTGCGGCAAGTTGCGCTGGCAATAAAAACATTCGCCGCAATTGGCAACGATGGCCCAGGTCACGCGATCGCCGATCCGCAGTTCGCGACCGGCCAGATCGATTCGCGGCGTTCCCTCACCAAACGAGATAATCTCGCCGACGATCTCATGACCGAGCACGGTTGGTACGGGAACCTTGCGATGCCCTTCATAACTGTGCAAGTCGCTGCCGCAAAGCGTGCAGCCAAGGACACGCACCAGCGTTTCACCCGATTGAAGATCCGGCAATGACAATTCGCGCAGATGAACTTCCCGCGCGGTTCCTTCGAATACGGCAGCCTGTGAATTCATGCTTCAACCTTTAGCGCTCTGGCCAGCATCGCAGGCTGCCGCGCGCGAGTGGCGAAGTACAACCAACTGCCCAAGAGAAAAAACATCGACAGCCCTGCTGCGATCCAGCTGATGGTGAAAAAGAACCCGAGGAACGAGCCTTCGACCTTGAAGAAATTCTTGCACAACAGCACGGCGACCACACCCAGATATCCGATGGCATCGGCAACATACATCAAGAATCCGAGGTTTCCTTTTTCGCGCGTCATGGCGAGAAACCGCTCGAACACCGTGGTGTGAATGGCGACATACGGCAGATACAAACCGAGCCCGATCAGCACCATGAAAGGAAAGCTGCCGAGCGAACCACTCTGCACCGCAAACAGCGCGGCGATCATGAGCGCGAGGCCTGCGCCGCAAACTCCTAGCGAGGCAAAGAATGCCGCGCGACTATCGCGAATCATCACAAGTGCGCCGTTTACGACCAGCACACCAAGGGCCACAAACATTTCCGATTGGCTGAAAATTTTGGGAACCACTTCGGTGTGTAAACCGTGCCAAAGCTCCGGCGCAAAATCACTGCGAATGCTCCGCAGGATGGAAATGAGCAGATAGATCAACACAATCGCGGTCAGACCGAACCAGTACCTGCCATACAGTCCCCAGCGCTCCGCTCGCGTCAGCGTGACGCGCTCCGAACGTTCGGCAACATCATGCCGTGTCGGTGGCGGAATGAAAGCGAGCATCAACACAAACACCAGCAACGGCCCAGCAAACACGAGCCCGGCCACCGAAGGCATCCACGCGCTCGGCACCTGCTGTTCGAGCAACCAGGAACCGACTGACTTCGTCATGCCGTCGGCGAGAATGAAACTCGTACACAAACCAGCGGCCAGCGCTTCAGTCGCGCGTCGTCCTTCTAAAAATCCCAGCACCAGGCCGAAGACCATTCCCAGCGGCAAACCGTTGAAAAAGAGGGCGATGGCATTCCACGGTTGCGGCAACAACCCAAAGAAGACGAGCGCGAGTTCGGCGATTCCCACGAGTGCGAGAATCGCCATCGCGCGTCGTTCGCGCGGCATCTCTGAAATCACTTTGATGCCGATAAACTTCGACAACATGTAGCCCAGCGTCTGGGCGATGACGAGGACCACTTTCAAGCTCAAGCCGAAGACCAGCGCTTGGTCCGGCGCGTCGGCAATCGTCGTGAACGGTTTGCGAAAACCGTACATGCAAAAATAAGTGCCGAAAGCCGCGACGACCGACCAGATGCCCCAGAACCAGGCGTTGCCCGCGGGCACGTCGCGCGCCATCTTCCTCGCATCGGTCTGTACTCCGCCATTCATACGTCGCACTATACACCCCGCCCCTGACGAGTGTGTTTAGATTTGATGAATCTCCGTTTGAGCCCTGCAAAGCAAGCGAATCGCGCGATACGATACCAGCCGCGACACTCACCGGAGGAATTCCCACCATGGACAATCATCACCCCGTCACGCGCGAAGTGCTCCACCTCTTTCACGCCCACGGCGGTTCGCGCTACGGCGGCGAAAATGTCTCGCAACTCGAGCATGCCCTGCAAGCCGCGTACTTCGCGGAACGCGACGGCGCACCATCGACACTCATCGCCGCGGCGCTGTTGCACGATGTCGGTCACCTGCTGCACGACTTGCCCGCCGATGCTCCCGATCAGGGGATTGATGACCGGCACGAAACCCTCGGCGCGCGGTGGCTCGCGAGTCGGTTTGGTCCTGCGGTATGCGAGCCGGTGAATCTGCATGTCATTGCGAAGCGTTATTTGTGCGCGATCGATCCCGCGTATTTCGGTTTGCTCAGCGCGCCGTCGATTCAAAGTTTGGCCCTGCAAGGCGGGCCGATGAACGCCGAAGAGTCTCGACAGTTCGAACAGCATCCGTTTCATCAAGAAGCGGTTCGCCTGCGTCGGTGGGATGACGCTGCCAAGGTCGAGAAGCTCGCCACGCCTTACGTTGAGCACTTTGCTGGGCACTTGGATGCCGCTGCCGCAGAAGGACACGGCGCGTGAGCAAGGTCGGTATTATCGGCGCGGGGATCGTCGGCTTGGCGCATGCCTGGTCGGCGGCGGAACGAGGCCATCACGTCACGGTGTTCGAACGAACCGCGCAGGCCAGCGGCGCGTCGATTCGCAACTTCGGCATGGTCTGGCCCATCGGTCAACCGGCGGGTGAATTGCATCAGATCGCGCTCGCGAGCGCTCAGCGCTGGCTCCGCCTCGCCGACGAAGCGAGCGTGTGGGTCAATCGCTGCGGCTCGATCCATCTCGCGCATCGCGCTGACGAATGGCAGGTGCTGCAAGAGTTTCACACGCAAGCGGCGACGCTCGGTTTTGCTTGTGAACTTCTAACTCCCAACGAAGTGCTCCAGAAAAGCCCAGCCGCCAATCCCAACGGCTTGCTCGGCGGCTTGTACAGCGCAACCGAGCTCGGCGTGAATCCGCGTGCCGTCATTCGCGAGTTGCCTGGCTGGCTGGCCTGGCAAAAGGGCGTGAACTTCGAGTTCCAAACAACCATCACGCATGTCGACAGCGAATCGCTGCGCACTGCGAACGGTCAGAGCTGGCAGTTCGACAAAATCATCATCTGTGGCGGCGCCGATTTCGCCACGCTCTTTCCCGCAGTCCTCGCCTCGGCTGGCATGAAGCAATGCAAGCTGCAAATGCTGCGAACGGTTTCACAAGCCAATAACTGGCGGATCGGCACGCACTTGGCGAGTGGTTTGACGCTGCGACACTATCACAACTTTGACGTTTGTCCGTCGCTCGAAAAACTGAAGCAACGCATCGCGCACGAAACGCCGGAGCTCGATCGCTACGGCATTCATGTGATGGCATCGCAGCTCGATGGCGGCGAAGTAATCCTCGGCGATTCGCACGAGTATGACGGCGACGTCGAACCGTTCGATAAATCGCTAATCGATGATCTGATGCTTCGCGAACTCCGCCAAATCATTCAGCTCCCTGACTGGTCGATCGCCGAACGTTGGCACGGCATTTATGCAAAGCATCCCACGCTGCCGATGTTCCAAGCCGATCCACTGCCGAACGTTCACATCTGCACCGGCACCGGCGGCGCCGGGATGACCATGTCCTTCGGCCTCGCCGAACGCAACTGGCAACGCTGGTCAAGCTAATTCTTCCCTTCTTTCAATCTGCATTCTGCCATCTGAAATCTGCAATCATGAACCTCCAAGCCGTTTTCTTCGACTGGGCCGGCACAACCGTGGATTACGGCAGCCGTGCGCCCGCTAAGGTCTTTGTCGAAATCTTCCGCCGACGCGGCGTGGAAGTGACCGTTGCCGAAGCACGCGGACCGATGGGAATGGCCAAGCGCGAACACATCGCCACGGTTCTTGCGCTGCCGCGCGTGACGAAACTGTGGACCGAAGTTCATGGGCGAGCGCCCGTCGACGGCGACGTGCAAGCAATGTACGACGAGTTCCTGCCATTGCAACTCGACACGCTCCGCGCTGGCAGCGAACTCATTCCCGGCGCCGTCGCAGCCGTCGATGCTTGCCGGCGGATGGGTCTTAAAATCGGCTCCAGCACCGGCTACACCCGTGCACTCATGGAAGCCGTCACTCCCGGCGCTGCTGCCGGCGGTTACGTGCCCGATTGTGTCTTCTGCGCCGACGACGTTCCGCAGGGCCGCCCTGCTCCGTGGTTGAATTTTCGGATCGCCGAGGAACTCAATGTTTATCCCCTCAGCCAAGTCGTCATCGTCGACGACACCCCGGTCGGCATCGCCGCGGGCCTGAACGCCGGCTGCATCACCGTCGCCGTTTCACAAAGCGGCAACGCGCTCGGCCTCTCGCTGGCTGAGGCTGAATCGCTCCCTCCTGCAGAATTAGAGTCTCGCCTCGCTGCGATCGACCGCGACTTCCGCGCCGCTGGCGCGCATCACGTCATCCGTTCGGTTGCCGATCTGCCGGAGCTTCTAGAAAAGCTAATTGCAAGCTAAGCCGTAGGGCGGACCATTGGTCCGTCGAAGAGCCGCGAGTTCACAGATTTGGCGTGGTACCCGCTTCGGGAGCGGACCGATGGTCCGTCCTACGAACTCGCTCGCCTCGGCTACAATAGCTTGGCTATGAACGACTCGCCGCTGCTCCACATTGTCCTTTATCAACCCGAAATCCCGCCGAACACGGGGAACATCGGCCGCAGTTGCGTGGCCACCGGTTGCCGATTGTGGCTCGTCGAGCCGTTGGGCTTCGACATCAGCGAGAAGGCAGTCCGCCGCGCCGGGCTCGATTACTGGTCGCTGCTCGATCTGCGCGTGGTGCCCAATTGGGAAACGCTTGCCGCGGAACTGAGCACGCAGCTCACCAGCGGCCGCGTCTGGCTTTTCACCAAGCACGCCACACAGAGCTATCTCCAGCCGCAGTATCAGCCCGGCGATGTGCTGATCTTCGGCTGCGAAACAGCTGGCCTTCCGGCGGAGATCCTGCAGCAGTTCCCCGGCAACCTCGTTCGCATTCCGATGCGGCCGCAGGTCCGCAGCTTGAACCTCGCCGTCAGCGCCGGCATCGCCATCTACGAAGCCGTTCGCCAGATCGGCGTGACGGATGAACACTTTGCGTGACAGCTGCTTTGGTGGGCCTCGCGGAGTACCTCTCGACCCACCCTACGTAAGTTGATTGCGTAGAATGGAGTCAGGAGGTTCCTCATGTTGCTCGAAGAATTCAAATGGAAACAAGAAGTCCTCGAATCGACCGAGCCGGTGCTTGTCGATTTCTGGGCCGAGTGGTGCCAGCCGTGTCGTGCGATGCACAAGACACTCGAGTCGCTCGCGCGAGATTTCAAAGTCTGCAAAGTCAACGTCGATAAAAATCAACCGCTGGCGGCGAAGTACAACATTTCGTCGATACCCGCGCTGCTGATTTTCAAAAATGGGCAAATCGCCGCTCAGCATCTGGGCGTAACGCCCGAGGCCACATTGCGAGCCGACTTGCAGCGGCTAGGCGGTTAGTTTTCAAACCTTCGCATGCTGCCATTTGCCGCCGGCGAAGCGGATGGCCATCAGCACGCTGCGAACGGCAACGTCGGTGACCATCGCCATCCACGCGCCATGCACGCCGAGGTTCCAACCCGGTATCGAAGTGTGCAAAAAAGGGAGCGGCAATTCGGCCCAGGCCAGCCACATCGCGCCCGGCACGCGAATGCAAATCAAACCGGCCAGCGTCACCATCAGCGGCCAGGTCGTGTCTCCGGCGCCGCGCAGCGAACCGCTGACAACCTGCAGCACTGCGAGAAACGGACACGACAGCGCGACGATCTTCAGCAACTGTCCAGTCATCCGCGTCATCTCGCCGGGCTCCTTCGCAAAGAAAACGGCAAGTTGCTCGCCGAAAGTGAAGAACAACAGCCCGGCCGTGCACATCACTGCCATGGCCAGACCGCTGCCGACCAGTGTGCTGCGCACCGCGCGTTCTGAGTTTTCCGCACCGAGCGATTGCCCCACCATGGTCGCCGCCGCTACGGAGAACGACAGCCCGGCCAGATACGACATGGCTTCGATCTGCACGCCCAGTCCATGCGCGGCCTGCGCCGCCGTGCCCAGGCTGCTGATAATTCGGTAATAAACGAGATGGCAAAAAATAATCACAAGCAGATCGAAGCCACCGGGCACGCCGACGCGCAGAATGCGGCGCATCAACGGCTGATCGATCTTCAGCGTTTGCAGCGAAAGTCGCACACCGCCGCGCCCGCTCAGCATGATGAGCAGCAGAGCGCTGCTGCCGGCAAGGTGTCCACACACCGTTCCCGCCGCCAGCCCCTCCCAGCCAAGCTTTGGAAAGAGCCCCCAACCAGTCACACAGCCCGTGCTAACGATCGCATTAACGAGATTCACCAGCACCCGCGCTTGCAAGCCGCTGATGGTATCGCCCGAGCCGCGCAAACAGGCCGTGCCAATCTGCTCGAACATGATGAACGGCACGGCGAGATTCAGCAGCCGCAGATACCGCGCACCAAAGCTGGCCGCATCTCCTTGCAGGCCCATCGCATTCACAAACGCCCCGCCGCCGAAGAAGATCACCAACATGGCCAGCAAAGCGAAACCAACGCCGAGAAACATCGCCTGCTGCGTCGCGAACTCCGCATCGGCCCGTTTGCCGGCGCCGACGCTGCGGGCCACAAACGCCGTTGCGCCGATGCCGATGAACGCGAAGGAACTCGGAATCAGCCAGCTGATGTAGGCCATCAAGCCCATCGCGGCGAGCGGATCTTCGCCGCCGATGAACCGCCCGGCCAACCACCAGTTGGTGTAACCGACCGCCAGATTCAGCGCTTCTTCGACCAACACCGGCAGCGCCAGCGCAACCAGCGGACGGAGCACGCCGGCAGAGGCATCGAGCGACTTTGATTCCGCGATTTTCATGGGTCTGCAGTGTAATTCAACGGCGGCATGTCGTTGTTCAGTCCCGACCGCAGATCGTGTCGCCAACGTTAGTCCCCGCTGCCCTCATTCCTCGCTGGCTGGTAAATTATCAACTGCCAACGGGACCGCTCGCGCGGTGCATCTGCTTTTCTTGCCAGTTATCTAGGAGGCCAGGACGGTGAAAAAGGACGAAATTCTTGCCAAGTTGCAATCCGGTGAAATCTCGGTCGAAGAAGCCTCGAAGCTGCTGACCGACACCGCTCCCAAACGCGGCCAACTGTATTGCAAGGTCAGCGAAAAAGGGGCCATCTCGGTCTACGGCCTGCAGCGCATGCCGGTGACGCTGTACGTCGAACAATGGACCCGCTTGCTCGATTTTTCCGACGACCTGAAGGATTTCATGAAGGAAAACGACAGCAAGCTGAAGCGCAAGGAAGCCGGGGCCGCGGAGTAGGCGGTCCAAATAAAGCGGCAATTCACGTGAACCAGCGGCGTGGTCGCCACGTCTTTGTTTGCAGGGCGGCGGTCTGCGTTTTTTGAAAGAGAAGGTCTGACAGCATGATTCGAGTCGGCATTTTGGGTGCAACGGGTTACACCGCATTGGAACTCATCAAGATTCTGCTGCGCCATCCGCAGGCCCAGATCACGGCAGTCACCAGCCGTCAGGAAGGCCGGCCGCCGATCGCATCGACCCATCCGTCGCTGACGGGCCGGCTCGATTTGCCGCTCGAGGATTTTGCGCCAGCCGCGGTCGCCGAACGCTGCGATTGCATCTTCAGCTGCTTGCCGCACGCGGCTTCGGCAGAATCGGCCAAGGCGTTGCTCGCGCTGGGCAAACGGGTGATCGACTTCAGCGCCGACTATCGACTGAATGATCCGGTCAGCTACAAGAAGTGGTACGACCACGACCATCCCGATGCGGAGCGACTGGGCAACACGGTGTATGGTCTGCCAGAACTATTTCGCAAGCAAATTCCAGATGCGAAGCTGGTCGCCAATCCGGGCTGCTATCCCACTTCGGCGATTCTGCCGCTCATGCCGTTTTTGAAGGACGGCTGGGTGGAAGCAACAGACATCATCGTTGACAGCAAGAGCGGCGTGAGTGGCGCCGGCCGCACGCCGAAGCTCGGCACGCTTTATCCGGAGTGCAACGAAAGCATCTCGGCTTATTCCGTCGGCAAGCATCGGCATCAACCCGAGATCGAACAAATTCTCGGCCGTGTCGCGACGCAGCCGCAGGTCATCTTCACGCCGCATCTCACGCCGATGGATCGCGGCATTCTCTCGGTAAGCTACAGCAAGCCGAAGCGCTCGTTCACCGAAGAAGAAGCCCTCAATCATCTGCGCGACGCTTATCGGGGTGAGCCGTTTGTCCGTGTCGTCAAGCATTTGCCGACGACGAAAGATGTGGCGCATTCCAATTTCTGCGACATCACCGCCCGCGTGACTGGCGGCCGGCTGTTGCTGATCAGCACGCTCGACAATCTGATCAAAGGCGCTTCGGGCGCCGCGGCGCAGAATTTCAACTTGATGTATGGGTTCGCCGAGACGACGGCGCTGCTTTAAAGAAGTAGCTGAATTCGCCAGAATTCAGAAGAACTGCAGCTCGACTGAATTCTGGCGAATTCAGTTACATGAGTGTGACAGCAATGGCCATTGAAGTTCCTGCCGGCTTTGTGATGAACGGCGTTGCCGCGGGCATCAAGAAAACTGGCAAAGACGATTTCACCCTGATCCACTGTCCGGGCGGCGCGACAGCGGCCGGTGTGTATACGCAGAACCTCGTGTTCGCCGCGCCGGTTGGTTTCGACCGCGCTCGCACGCCGTCGAACAACATCCGTGTGATTGCCGTCAACAGCGGCAATGCCAACGCCTGCACGGGCGAACGCGGCATGAACGATTGTAAAGAGATGGCCCGCCTGGCCTCCGTGGCCTGCGGCGAAGACGAATCGACCTCGCTCGTCATGTCGACCGGTGTGATCGGCGTCTTCCTGCCGATGGACAAGATCGCCAATGGCGCGAAGCTCGCGGCTGCAAATCTCGGCAATAGTGAAGCCTCGTTCCTCGCCGCTGCCCGCGGCATCATGACGACCGATCAATTTCACAAAGTCGTCGGCAAGACGCTCGATCTCGGCGGCCGCGCGATTCGCCTCGCTGGCATGTGCAAAGGAGCCGGCATGATCGGCCCGAACATGGCCACCATGCTCGCCATCATGCTGACCGACGCCAAGCTCACCCCCGCCGATGCACAGCGCGTGCTGAAAGCCGCGACCGACGAGAGTTTCAACTGCATCAGCGTCGAAGGGCACACTAGCACGAACGACACGCTGCTGCTCGTCGCCAGTGGCGCTGCCGGCGGCGAACCACTTAGCGGCAGCGATTTGCAAAAATTCCAAGCCGCGCTAACCGACGCCTGCATCGAGCTCGCCCAGCAAATTCCCGACGACGGCGAAGGAGCTTCGCACTTGATCTGCATCGAGATCAAGGGCGCCAAAGACCAAGCCTCCGGCCAGCAGATTGCCCGCACCGTCGCCAACAGTGCGCTCGTGAAAACCGCCGTCGCCGGCGCTGATCCCAATTGGGGCCGCATCGTTTCTGCCGCTGGTTACGCAGGCGTCCCCTTCCAGCCCGAAGGCGTCGGCCTGATTGTGAATGGCCATGAGCTCTATCGTGCCGGCGCTCCGGTAGCCTTCGATGCCAAGACGGTTTCTGCCGCGATCAAGAACAATCGCAAGACCGATATCACGCTAACGTTCACCGAAGGGACCACCACCAGCCGGTTCTGGACAAGCGACCTCAACGTCAATTATGTTCGCTTCAACGCGGATTATACGACGTGAGAACAAGTTCTGAGTTTTGAGTTGGAAGTTCTGAGACAAGAAACGAGTCTCGGGGCCGAATCTCCTGTCTCAGAACTCAAAACTTCCTAACTCAGAACTGCTCCCCCCATGCTGACCAACGCCATCGCTCTGCTTGCTCTTGTCGCGATGGAGATTGTGCTGGGGATCGACAATATCGTCTTCATCTCGGTGGTGACGAGTCGCTTGCCAGAGTCGCAGCAGCGGCAGGCTCGCAACATCGGCATGGCCCTGGCGATGATCTTTCGCATCGGCCTCTTGCTGACGATCACTTGGATCATGGCCCTCAAGGATGCGGCCTTTCACCTGCATGACCTGGGTATTCCCGCCGATTGGTTTCCACGGCACGCGCCGGGCGAAGAGTCAGAGATCGACGCAGTTTCCTGGAAAGATCTGATCCTGCTTGCTGGTGGGATTTTTCTCATTCGCAGCAGCGTGAAGGAAATCCATCACAAGGTGGAAGGAGTTCACGAAGAGGATGAAGCCGAAGCCAAGAAGGCCACGTTCAACTCGGTGATCGTTCAGATCGTCCTGCTCGATATTATCTTCTCGCTTGATTCGGTCATCACCGCCGTCGGCATGGCCGAGAACATCTGGATCATGATCACCGCCGTGATGATCGCGGTCGGTGTGATGATGGCGTTCTCGGGCTACGTCGCTCGCTTTGTCGAACGACATCCCACGGTCAAAATGCTGGCCCTCAGCTTCCTGCTTCTCATCGGCGTCATGCTCGTCGCTGAAGGGATCGGCACGCACTTCGACAAGGGCTATGTCTATTTTGCGATGGCCTTTTCATTGGGCGTGGAAGCGCTCAACTTGCGAGCAAGTGCCAAAGCGGCACGGCGGCGAGCCACGGCGATGAAGGAAGAAAAGCTTCTTAATAAGCACTAATGGCGACATCATCCCTGCCAACCGAAGTGCCTTCTCTACCCGCACCGAAGCGGCGGTGGCGATTTTCGATTCGGCAGTTGCTGCTCGCCATCGTCGTGATCGCGGTCGCACTGGTGCTGTATCGCGAAGTGCCGGACATTGTTCGCCGGCAGATTTACAACGATCCGGTGCCTCTTGTTGTTGGAGACAAAAACCTGATTCACGTACGGCAGATGCCGTACCTGCCCTCACAACATTTCGTTTATCGCGTCTATCTGCCAACCGACCGAGATTTTGAAGTCTGCGTTGGCGCACCTGGCGAAGGCGAGGCATTTCCAGTACCGAGCGCCACAATGTCGATTCCCGCACAGCCCGACCGAAAGGAGGTAAAGATCATCGGACTGACTTGCCCCGCAGATCCCGAAGGACTAACCCAAAAGTTCTTCATCGAAGCAGAAAGCTACCTCGGCCCTCATTACCGGCCGATCCAAGTCCCGCTCCAGCGTTCGCAGTCGAGTCGTATCTTTCGGAGAGTGGGGGTTCGCACGACTGAATCCTGTCCCGCCGATCAGCGTGTGGTCCTTTTAAGACTGTTCTCAAGAGACGCCGCGGACCTTAATGCTCCACTTCCAAATCTGAATGAATTCTCGGCAGGTAAGGGCTTCATCGTGTGGATTCAGCCCAAATCAAACGAGAAAAATTAACGGCGAACCTGTCACAAGACGGGCCGGTCTTGCGCAGTAGAATTGCTCGTCCTCTTATCGTTTGAACCTGCGCATTCACTCGAAAGCGATTCATGTTTCGCAGCTGTTTTTTGGCCCTGCTTCTGTACGCGGCGATTGCCGTGGGTTACTGGTTTTGGCTCGACAAGGTCTTCGATCGTCCCGGCAGTTATTGGGGCGCGGCCGGTTTGGGCTTTGTCGTTTTCTGCTGCATCGGCGCGCTGATGAATGCCTGGACAGCCTGGAAGGATTGGACGCTCGCGTCGGCCGCGCGCGGTCACTCGCCGCCGCGCGATGGCCGCTTGATGGCTGCCTGTGGCCCGATTCAGCCGGTCGGTCAGCCGCTGCTCGCGCCGTTCAGCAATGCGCCGTGCTGCTTGGTGGAATACGATCTCTCGACGCAATCGAAATCCACTTCGACTGACGACGATACGAAGACCGGTTCCGATCTGGCCGGTTTTCTGATGACGCCGTCCGAAATTCAGACCGGCGCCGGGAACATCCGGTTGCTTGGCTTTCCGATCTTGGAAGAGACCGCTTCGTACACGCTGGGAAGTTTCACGGCAGCGCGGCGGGCTCGCGACTTCGTCAGCCGCACTCAGTTCGAAGACATCAGCGGCTTGCGACTGGTGAATGTTTTCTCAGCGATTCAAGATGCCTGGGCCGATGAGGATGGGCACGTCGAAAAGAATCTGCAGTTAAAGAAGGTCAATCCGCAGGCCCTGTTTCCCGACGATCTG is drawn from Anatilimnocola floriformis and contains these coding sequences:
- a CDS encoding MATE family efflux transporter, whose protein sequence is MKIAESKSLDASAGVLRPLVALALPVLVEEALNLAVGYTNWWLAGRFIGGEDPLAAMGLMAYISWLIPSSFAFIGIGATAFVARSVGAGKRADAEFATQQAMFLGVGFALLAMLVIFFGGGAFVNAMGLQGDAASFGARYLRLLNLAVPFIMFEQIGTACLRGSGDTISGLQARVLVNLVNAIVSTGCVTGWGLFPKLGWEGLAAGTVCGHLAGSSALLLIMLSGRGGVRLSLQTLKIDQPLMRRILRVGVPGGFDLLVIIFCHLVYYRIISSLGTAAQAAHGLGVQIEAMSYLAGLSFSVAAATMVGQSLGAENSERAVRSTLVGSGLAMAVMCTAGLLFFTFGEQLAVFFAKEPGEMTRMTGQLLKIVALSCPFLAVLQVVSGSLRGAGDTTWPLMVTLAGLICIRVPGAMWLAWAELPLPFLHTSIPGWNLGVHGAWMAMVTDVAVRSVLMAIRFAGGKWQHAKV
- the argC gene encoding N-acetyl-gamma-glutamyl-phosphate reductase, which produces MIRVGILGATGYTALELIKILLRHPQAQITAVTSRQEGRPPIASTHPSLTGRLDLPLEDFAPAAVAERCDCIFSCLPHAASAESAKALLALGKRVIDFSADYRLNDPVSYKKWYDHDHPDAERLGNTVYGLPELFRKQIPDAKLVANPGCYPTSAILPLMPFLKDGWVEATDIIVDSKSGVSGAGRTPKLGTLYPECNESISAYSVGKHRHQPEIEQILGRVATQPQVIFTPHLTPMDRGILSVSYSKPKRSFTEEEALNHLRDAYRGEPFVRVVKHLPTTKDVAHSNFCDITARVTGGRLLLISTLDNLIKGASGAAAQNFNLMYGFAETTALL
- the trxA gene encoding thioredoxin; translation: MLLEEFKWKQEVLESTEPVLVDFWAEWCQPCRAMHKTLESLARDFKVCKVNVDKNQPLAAKYNISSIPALLIFKNGQIAAQHLGVTPEATLRADLQRLGG
- a CDS encoding DUF2089 domain-containing protein, whose amino-acid sequence is MKKDEILAKLQSGEISVEEASKLLTDTAPKRGQLYCKVSEKGAISVYGLQRMPVTLYVEQWTRLLDFSDDLKDFMKENDSKLKRKEAGAAE
- the phnX gene encoding phosphonoacetaldehyde hydrolase — protein: MNLQAVFFDWAGTTVDYGSRAPAKVFVEIFRRRGVEVTVAEARGPMGMAKREHIATVLALPRVTKLWTEVHGRAPVDGDVQAMYDEFLPLQLDTLRAGSELIPGAVAAVDACRRMGLKIGSSTGYTRALMEAVTPGAAAGGYVPDCVFCADDVPQGRPAPWLNFRIAEELNVYPLSQVVIVDDTPVGIAAGLNAGCITVAVSQSGNALGLSLAEAESLPPAELESRLAAIDRDFRAAGAHHVIRSVADLPELLEKLIAS
- a CDS encoding tRNA (cytidine(34)-2'-O)-methyltransferase: MAWYPLRERTDGPSYELARLGYNSLAMNDSPLLHIVLYQPEIPPNTGNIGRSCVATGCRLWLVEPLGFDISEKAVRRAGLDYWSLLDLRVVPNWETLAAELSTQLTSGRVWLFTKHATQSYLQPQYQPGDVLIFGCETAGLPAEILQQFPGNLVRIPMRPQVRSLNLAVSAGIAIYEAVRQIGVTDEHFA